One stretch of Prunus persica cultivar Lovell chromosome G1, Prunus_persica_NCBIv2, whole genome shotgun sequence DNA includes these proteins:
- the LOC109946786 gene encoding aspartyl protease UND, which yields MDGKLETVEEPDIPSALCYKGIISQDLVGFPDVVLNFADGAELGLDIESLFQEYGQNEFCMALQESPVGNDLNFVGIMAQQFYNVAYDLAANKVYFQRIDCELLDD from the coding sequence ATGGATGGAAAGTTGGAAACAGTAGAAGAGCCTGATATTCCTTCGGCTTTATGCTACAAGGGGATTATAAGCCAAGACCTTGTTGGGTTTCCAGATGTTGTCTTGAACTTTGCAGATGGGGCTGAGTTGGGTTTGGACATTGAGAGCCTTTTCCAAGAGTATGGCCAGAATGAGTTTTGTATGGCTTTGCAAGAGTCTCCTGTTGGCAATgacttgaattttgttggaATTATGGCTCAGCAATTTTATAATGTTGCCTATGATCTTGCTGCAAACAAGGTTTATTTTCAGAGGATTGATTGTGAACTTCTTGATGACTGA
- the LOC18780983 gene encoding probable aspartic protease At2g35615: MAAQFAKPVRLSLTNFVIFLNLLCLTATASTIERPRSFATKLIHRDSALSPYYNPNATIKDHAMHTLKTSMARLAYLGAKSIVFVTDDTRAGLVGEDNGAQFMASFSIGEPPVPQLLTVDTGSNLLWVQCLPCTKCFEQATPLFDPSKSSTYTTLQCNSPYCTISPSDKCDPSNNCKFSHKYLDGTDVAGLLGTEKFTLDTSDEGISPVANVVFGCADDNDGYNGQPSGNTWSWTFKHIFGNPIGVKILLLHW, translated from the coding sequence ATGGCAGCCCAGTTTGCAAAACCTGTTAGGCTCTCGCTTactaattttgttattttcttaaatttgttATGCTTAACCGCCACAGCTTCCACCATCGAAAGACCAAGGAGTTTTGCAACAAAACTCATTCATCGCGATTCGGCTTTGTCTCCTTACTACAACCCTAATGCAACCATCAAAGACCATGCTATGCACACGTTGAAAACCTCCATGGCACGCTTAGCATACTTGGGAGCAAAGTCTATTGTTTTTGTGACAGACGATACTCGTGCCGGGCTTGTTGGTGAGGACAATGGAGCACAATTCATGGCAAGTTTCTCAATCGGTGAGCCACCAGTTCCACAGCTCTTGACCGTAGACACAGGCAGCAACTTATTGTGGGTTCAATGCCTTCCTTGCACCAAGTGTTTTGAACAAGCCACTCCACTTTTTGACCCTTCCAAGTCCTCAACATACACCACATTACAATGCAACTCTCCCTATTGCACCATTTCCCCTAGTGACAAATGTGACCCCTCAAACAATTGCAAGTTCTCTCACAAGTACCTTGATGGCACTGATGTAGCCGGACTTCTTGGGACCGAAAAGTTCACCTTGGACACGTCCGACGAAGGCATTAGCCCTGTCGCAAATGTGGTTTTTGGTTGTGCCGATGACAATGATGGTTACAATGGCCAACCTAGTGGAAATACTTGGTCTTGGACCTTCAAGCATATCTTTGGCAACCCAATTGGGGTCAAAATTCTCTTATTGCATTGGTAG